The nucleotide window ATTAAACTATCAACAACCGTACAAATAGAAGAGCATCTTACATCTGAAGGTGGGCTTGTTCTCGGAACACCAATAATAATGGGCCTTTTCTCTGACGTTTTCTTTGGACCAATCCCAGAAGGATATGATTTATATCTTCACCCTGTTGCCTTTGCTGGTTGGGTAGGGTTATTTGTCACGGCGCTTAATCTAATTCCATCGGGGCAGCTTGACGGGGGGCATATAACTTACGCACTGTTTTCAAAAAAATATCATAAGTACATTTCAATGGCGATGATAGCGCTACTTTTAATTTTTGGAATTGGGACCGAACCATTGTTACAAGCAGGAGCTAACATATTCGGAAGCGGATTTGAGTGGTTCACTCAGAGTGTGCCGGTGCTAGAAGGATGGCCGGGCTGGATTCT belongs to Thermodesulfobacteriota bacterium and includes:
- a CDS encoding site-2 protease family protein, which produces KDGVDITPPYFIPAPPIISPIGTFGAFIKIKSPISTKRALFDIGIAGPLAGIVASIPVLIIGIKLSTTVQIEEHLTSEGGLVLGTPIIMGLFSDVFFGPIPEGYDLYLHPVAFAGWVGLFVTALNLIPSGQLDGGHITYALFSKKYHKYISMAMIALLLIFGIGTEPLLQAGANIFGSGFEWFTQSVPVLEGWPGWILWAVLLILMGTRHPPTMYEDTDLSWQRKGLAVLSLLIFIGCFTPMPIKIV